In Bactrocera oleae isolate idBacOlea1 chromosome 5, idBacOlea1, whole genome shotgun sequence, a genomic segment contains:
- the LOC138857401 gene encoding uncharacterized protein: MENNMRNKTNSNSSSNIFGIIANSSTGNDSRRQEKTTTQKTPIVETDPFKRSPKLGRSPVKTLGIEKPARARSSPPALCDTTPLTKAVQSCGDYMTELGDAIKKLIEIMRPPQRSINNNMRDLLGLISKLHASAQEEHSENKETRPSVLAMPTTTEATPKRPRDEIQPKRRTHKEALNKPEASLNKDAKSDPAKGIAEEVSKQNGWITVKRKPLKKTPHKPPPRPDAIIIETTGDMSYSEILRTVRTNDTLQKLGENVSKIRKTAKGQILLELKEAQMKTTGDFKTEIGKVLGNNAQIKALTHETLVEIRDMDEITSKEDIAEAIRSQIIEMKQFDTNSIRSIRAAYRGTQTAVISLHAREARTLLDAHKIKIGWVVCRIRPKENLRRCFRCLEYGHLAKACNNPDDRSQCCVKCGENGHFAKACNKKPSCSVCKSKGRENTDHQIGSKKCPQFQEACKNNKK; the protein is encoded by the coding sequence ATGGAGAATAACAtgagaaataaaacaaattcaaatagcAGTAGCAATATATTCGGTATCATTGCGAATAGCAGCACAGGAAATGATAGCAGGAGGCAAGAGAAAACCACAACTCAGAAGACACCAATCGTGGAAACAGACCCCTTTAAACGCTCACCAAAATTGGGCAGGTCCCCAGTCAAGACCCTCGGCATTGAGAAACCAGCGAGAGCGAGGTCGTCGCCACCAGCATTGTGCGATACCACGCCTCTGACGAAAGCGGTACAATCTTGTGGAGACTATATGACGGAACTAGGAGATGCCATCAAGAAGTTGATCGAAATTATGCGTCCACCACAGCGTTCCATAAACAACAACATGAGGGACCTTCTTGGCTTGATATCCAAACTGCACGCAAGTGCTCAGGAGGAGCACAGTGAAAACAAGGAGACAAGACCAAGTGTCCTCGCCATGCCAACAACTACCGAGGCGACACCAAAGAGGCCCCGAGACGAAATACAGCCGAAGCGAAGGACACACAAGGAAGCGCTGAATAAGCCTGAAGCATCTTTGAATAAGGATGCAAAGAGTGACCCCGCCAAGGGCATAGCGGAAGAAGTGAGCAAACAAAATGGTTGGATTACAGTCAAACGCAAGCCACTGAAAAAGACGCCGCACAAACCGCCACCTCGTCCCGATGCCATAATCATTGAGACAACCGGTGATATGTCCTACAGCGAGATTTTAAGGACGGTCAGGACAAATGACACACTGCAGAAACTGGGAGAAAATGTGTCAAAAATTAGGAAGACGGCCAAAGGACAAATTTTGCTGGAACTAAAGGAGGCTCAAATGAAGACCACGGGAGATTTCAAGACTGAAATAGGGAAAGTGCTGGGAAATAACGCGCAGATAAAAGCACTAACCCATGAAACACTGGTAGAAATTCGAGACATGGACGAAATCACTAGCAAAGAGGACATAGCCGAGGCCATACGCAGTCAGATAATAGAGATGAAGCAGTTTGACACAAACTCGATTAGGAGCATCAGGGCGGCGTACCGAGGAACACAAACTGCGGTCATAAGCCTACACGCGCGGGAGGCAAGGACGCTCCTGGACgcacataaaatcaaaatagGCTGGGTAGTGTGCAGAATAAGACCGAAGGAGAACCTGAGGAGGTGTTTCAGGTGTCTCGAATACGGGCACCTTGCGAAAGCATGCAATAACCCCGACGATAGAAGCCAGTGTTGTGTCAAATGTGGAGAAAACGGGCATTTTGCAAAGGCATGCAACAAAAAACCGTCGTGTAGCGTATGTAAGAGTAAGGGAAGGGAAAACACTGACCACCAAATAGGTAGTAAGAAATGCCCCCAGTTCCAAGAAGcgtgcaaaaataacaaaaaatga
- the LOC138857502 gene encoding uncharacterized protein, with amino-acid sequence MSQNNNIINKNKKESGPPSKRPEGAGCSQRRAAFGTSSTTAKARTGAKLGPGAKANTKGAVAKAGATKTATLEAAHTNPCSQGLAAKKEKVGDAKSEAASSGSAREWPSFRIDDPAKAKYAERRRAAYLLKKVELQPPNSEELTKELRESIDCARAVLPNFKLEAPVVATKRQRSAEEAKPSAKRPKTKGVTPVRSFADVARNRIVIGVLDEGDPEGKIPRAQWKWVQAALTNVALEVLLSNPGPPPSCADAGWYQGQIKTIACDDERSVQLYKAAIAKVGEVYPGAKLVAVDRKDIPSRPRARVWIPATPSQPDQIMQLIRACNPNLPTEGWRFVKAFDDSAAESGVETKRATMQILLLLTKESVEPLTKSGGEINYGFSKVKVMTYKSDADAGENLASESECEVEEDPVESSSDAEITDQGECTSGSELADRLSKLYTESELLSDSHDDAEKTITNASSPN; translated from the coding sequence ATGAGCCaaaacaataacattataaataaaaacaaaaaggagtccggacctccttcAAAAAGACCGGAGGGAGCGGGTTGCTCCCAgagaagagcagcgtttggcacgagctcgacaacagccaaagcgaggacaggagcgaagcttggtcctggagcaaaggcgAATACTAAGGGGGCAGTAGCCAAGGCTGGCgccacaaaaacagcaacgctggaggcagcccataccaaccCCTGTAGCCAAGGCTTGGCAGCTAAGAAGGAGAAGGTGGGAGATGCTAAAAGCGAAGCTGCCAGTAGTGGGTCAGCCAGAGAGTGGCCTTCCTTCAGGATTGATGACCCGGCAAAAgcaaagtatgcagagaggcgacgcgctgcatacctgttgaagaaggtggagctgcaaccgccaaacagtgaggagctcacaaaggagctccgagagtccattgattgcgcgagagctgtcctacctaacttcaaactagaagcgccggtagtggcaacaaaaagacaaaggtccgctgaagaggctaagccgtcagctaagagaccgaaaactaagggcgtgacgcccgtaagatcttttgctgatgtggcccgaaaccgcattgtcattggtgtactggatgagggtgatcccgaaggaaaaatccccagagcccaatggaaatgggtgcaagccgcactgacgaatgtggctttggaagtgctacttagcaatcctggtccacccccgtcatgtgcggatgccggatggtatcaagggcaAATAAAGACgatagcgtgtgacgacgagagatcggtccagctatataaagcagcaatagctaaggtgggagaggtctaccccggagccaaattggtggcggtagacaggaaagatatcccatcccgaccgagagcaagggtatggatcccggctacaccatcgcagccggaccaaataatgcagctcataagagcctgcaacccaaatctgccaacggagggatggagattcgtcaaggcctttgaCGACTCCGCAGCAGAATCTGGAGTGGAGACGAAgcgagccacaatgcagattttgctgcttctaacaaaagaatccgtagaaccgctaACGAAAAGTGGTggagagatcaactacggattctcaaaagtaaaggtcatgacctacaaatcagacgccgatgcaggagaaaacttggcatcggaatcggagtgcgaagtcgaggaagatccagtggagtcctcgagcgacgcagagatcacggatcaaggtgagtgtacttcggggtctgaacttgcggacagactctctaaactctacactgagagtgagcttttaagcgactctcatgatgatgcagagaagaccataactaatgcgtcttctccaaattaa